TTGTTCGCAAAGGATGGTTCAGCATGAATCCAGCGCTTTGCTCGGTCATTATTCCCGCTTCGAAGGCGGAAAGAACGATCTCGCTCGCCCTCGACAGCCTGATCGCCCAAACCTGCCCCGACTGGCGCGCGTTCGTCATCGTCGACGGCCCGGAAGGCAACGATGCAACGTTAAAGATCGCCAACGACTACGCAGTGCGTGACCGTCGTTTTGAAGTCCTGTGCAACCGGCAAAACCTCGGCGCCGCCGACTCCCGCAACCGTGGCGTCCGTGCCGCCAAGACCCCCTGGATCGCTTTTCTCGACAGCGACGACGTCTTCCATCCCGACAAGCTCGAACGGCAGCTTGCCTTGGCGGAGCAAAAAGGCGCTTCCTTCCTGTGCAGCGCCTACAACATGATTTCTTACCCGGCGCGGACTCTGTGCAAAGTGTCGCGTGTTCCCCCGCGGATCGCCCGCGGCGATCTGATCAAATGGAACTCCATCGGCTGCTCCACCGTCATGCTCCGCAGCGAACTGGCGCGAAAGTACCCCATGGACGCCCGCGCCATTCACGAAGATTACCTGTGCTGGCTCCAGTGTCTCCAAGAGTGCGACTGCTTTGCCTGCCAGGAATCGCTGACCGATACCCTGATCCTCCCCGGCTCCCGCAACCACAGCAAGCTCCGCGCCGCCAGAGGCGTATGGGAAATTTATCGGCAACATCTGGGACTGAGCGCGCTCCGATCAATAGAGTACATGTGCGGATACGCGATCCGGGGATTCTTGAAATATATCTAAACTCGGGGCGTCCCCGAACAGTCATCGAGCTTTTGGGCTCCGGCGTGACCGGCGCTTTTTTTAGAGTTTCACGGCCGCAGACATAAAAAAACGCCCGAAGCGAACGCATTGTGTCCGTTCGCCTCGGGCGTTTGTCATCGCGCGCGGAAGGAAAAACTCTCCAGCGCCTCTATTTTTATGGCGGCGCTCCGCGGAGCGCCGCTCTTGTTTTCGGTTTATCCGTTATCCGTTTTACTCGTTATCCAGCAGCACCGTGGTGGTGCGCTCGGTCACTTCCGCCTTGAGCGCGCCGGTCAGCGCGTCGTCGAACGCCGCGCCGGCTCCGACGATGGCGTTCATGCAGCCGGTCACCGTCTCCGCGTTCAGATCGTCCTTCACATCGGATACCGAAATGGTGCGCTTGCCGCCGCTGGCCAGGCCGAATTTCATCGCAAGGGTCTTGGGCATCCCCGTCACCTCCTTTCGTTTTTCCCGTCACAAACCGCCTTATTCGGCGGAAACCACGTTCTCGTCAACGCGCAGCACTTCCAGCACCGGGTTGCTGATCACCGTGCCGATCGCGCCCGCCACGTCGAGCAGCTGCTGGCCTTCGGCCCCTTCCCGGATGCCGGCCAGGGAAATGCTCTTTACCTTGTCGGCGCCGTTCTCCAACGTGCCGGCCTTAGTTTTGATCCGCAGTTTGCAGTTCGCAAGAACAATCTGTGCAGCCATCGTTCTCACCTCCTTTCCCGTTACATCACCAAGAGTGCTTTTCCATCGTCTAAATTACAACCAGTTGTCTTTTCCGAAGAGAATTTTCCCTTCCGCGCCTCGCCACTTCGCGCGGCGGTGCGCCCGTGAAACGAACCGACCGGCGGACGCCGCGCCAGCGCGCCCGACAAAACAGGATCCGATCGGTGCAAACTGGCATTTTTCCGGAACCTTGCGTATAATGAGCACGTCGTGCCGCCTGCCAATTTAAGATCCATGCAGGCCGTCTTGAAGATTCGAAGTAAGGGAAACCGTTCGTACCGGACATATGAAGCCGCCATAAAAAGCGGCTGCGGAACAACGCCGCTCAGTTCGAAAACAGCTATCCCCATAACCGTTAGATATCATGCCAAAGCAAGGAGCGTCTCATGCTTGAAAAATACAAAAAACACCAGTTCCTCTTTGAGGAACTGGTGAAGCGCGATTTCAAGAAAAAATACAAACGAACCGTTCTCGGAATGGGATGGAGCATTCTTTCGCCGCTCGTGACCTTGCTGGTCATGCGGCTTGTCTTCACCCACTTTTTTGGACGCACCATGTCGCACTACACGACGTACCTTTTCTGCGGCAACCTGGTTTTTGCCTATTTCAGCGAATCCACGTCGCAGGGCATGACCTCGCTCCTCGGCAACGCCGCGATTTTTACCAAGGTCAACGTCCCCAAGTATCTGTTTCTCCTCTCCAAAAACTGTCAGACCCTGATCAATTTTGGCCTGACTCTTGTCGTCTTCTTCATTTTTTGCCTGCTCGACCACATTGTCTTCACGTGGAAATTTGCCTTTCTCCTCTATCCCGTCGCGCTGCTGATGCTGTTCAACATCGGCATGGGCCTGGTGCTGTCGGCGCTGTACGTTTTTTTCCGCGACATTCAATATCTGTGGTCGATTTTTTCCCAGCTGCTCATGTACGTGTCCGCCATCTTTTACAGCATCGACAGCTTCAGCCCTATGGCTCAGCGCGTTTTTCTGCTGAATCCTGTTTATCTGTTCATCCGCTACTTCCGCTCGATCGTCATCGACGCGAGGGTCCCCAACGCCGGCTTCCACCTTCTGATGGCTTTCGACGTTTCGGTCGTCGTCCTTTTCGGCTGTTGGATGTACCGCCGGTACAACGCCGAATTCCTTTATTACGTGTAGCGGGTGATCGACATGTCAGTCATCGAATTAAACGACGTCTCGATCCGTTACAAAGTCGGGGACTTCAAAGCTATCGGGCTTAAAGAATACGTCATTCGCAGAATCAAGCGGAATTATCACGTTCAGGAGTTCTGGGCCGACCGGCATATCACGTTTTCTCTGAAAAAGGGAGATATGCTCGGCATCGTCGGAGCCAACGGAGCCGGGAAATCGACCTTGCTCAAAGCGATCGCCGGCATCATGACCCCGACGGAAGGCGCCGTGATCACGCACGGCAATATCGCCGCGCTGCTGGAACTCGCCAGCGGTTTCGACGGCGAGCTGACCGTTCGCGAGAACACGCACCTGCGCGGCGCCATGCTGGGCTACACCCGTAAGTTCATGAACGAAAAATACGAAGAGATCGTCGGCTTCGCGGAACTTGCCGACTTTCAGGACCGGCCGTTCAAGCAGCTTTCCTCGGGAATGAAATCGCGCCTCGCTTTTTCCATCGCCTCGCTCGTCGATCCCGACATCCTCATTCTCGACGAAGTGCTGTCCGTCGGCGACGGCGCGTTCCGCAAGCGCAGCGAAGAAAAAATGATGGAGATCATCCGCGGCGGCGCGACCACCATTCTGGTATCCCATTCGCTCGAGCAAGTTCGCGCCTTGTGCAACAAAGTGTTGTGGCTGCACAAGGGGCGGCAGGTCGAATTCGGGGACCGGGTAGACGACATCTGCGCGCGCTATCAAGATTTCCTCGATAAAAAAATTCAGTTATAACCGTCAAAAAACAAGGCGCTCACCCGAAAAAAATCCTGCCGGGCAAGCGCCTTGTTTGCGTTGAACTTTTCAGCGTTCCTCATACATCTTGGCATAGTAATTCCGATATTCGCCGCTGATGATGTGCCGCCACCATTCCTTGTGCGACAGATACCACCGTACGGTCCTGCGAATCCCCTCGTCGAACGTCGTTTCCGGCAGCCAGCCCAATTCCGCGTGGATTTTGGCCGGATCGATCGCGTAGCGCAGATCGTGCCCCGGGCGACAAAGTACTGTGGTTGCACGAGAGAGAGCAAATCGAATTCGGAGACCAGATAAACGACATTTGCCCCGACCACGGAAAGCTTCTGAACAGGATATGGAATTTTATACTTTAAAAAAACACTTTTCATGATAAACATTGGAGTGAGGCATACGGCAAACGCCAGCCTCACTCCAATGTTTATCATACGCGCCTTTTTGTACATTGCTTCCTTGCGATGTTGTCCTGCCAGCCCCAGGAGCGTATATCAAATAACTCCATTTTATCTGCCCTGATACATTTTATTATAATATTTCATATAATCACCGGATGTAACATTCCTTACCCAGTCCGTATGGGTTAGATACCACCGGATGGTTTCGCGGATTCCTTGCTCAAAAGTATAAGCCGGGGACCACCCCAGCTGCGTAGTGATCTTGGTGTTGTCGATGGCGTATCGCCGGTCGTGGCCGGGGCGGTCCTTCACGTGAGTTATCAATTCCTCGTTTTTCCCCAATTCCTTGAGAATCAAACGCACGATTTCAAGATTGGCCTTTTCGTTGTTACCGCCAATGTTGTACACCTGCCCCGCCGCCCCTTTTTCAAAACAGTGGCAATGGCGGCACAATGGTCGGACACATGGAGCCAGTCTCGGATTTGCATACCGTCACCGTAGACGGGCAGCGGCTTGTTCTGGAGAGCATTGTTGATCATTAGGGGGATCAGCTTTTCCGGGAACTGATATGGACCGTAGTTGTTGGAGCAGCGAGTAACATTTACCGGCAACCCATAAGTCTCGTGGTAGGCGCGTACGATCATATCCGCGCTTGCTTTGGACGCGGAATAGGGACTATTCGGGGAGAGGGGCGTATCCTCAGTAAATATTCCAGTAGCCCCCAGAGCACCGTATACCTCATCGGTAGACACTTGCAAGTATCTCGTACCCCGGCGGTATTCCCTGGAATATTTGTCCCCAAGATGAAGTTTCCAACGCCTTTTTGCGACTTCCAACAGCGTCTGGGTACCCATAATATTGGTAGCAAAAAATACCTCGGGCGTTTCAATACTTCGGTCTACATGGCTCTCGGCGGCAAAATGAACAACCGTGTCAAAGTCATACTCATCGAACAGACGCTCTACCAACACTTTGTCGCAGATATTTCCCCTTACGAAGCGGTAGCGCGGGTCGGACTCCACCTTACTTAAATTTTCCAGATTACCTGCGTAAGTGAGGGCGTCCAAATTTACCAGAACCTCGATATCGGAAGAATAAGAAAGAATATGGCGTACAAAGTTGGACCCGATAAACCCTGCTCCTCCTGTAACAAGCACGGATTTCATCAGACAGCTTCCTCCGCAACGCGCATGATATACTTCCCATACGCCGTTTTCATCATAGGCTGCGCTAAAGCAATCAACTCTTCTTTTGTAATAAATTTGCGCCGGAAAGCGATTTCTTCGATACAAGAGACGTATAGCCCTTGGCGTCGCTGCACGATCGCAACAAAATTCGCCGCCTCCAACAATCCGTCGTGAGTTCCAGTATCCAGCCAGGCCATTCCTCGGCCGAAAAGCTCTACCCGCAATTGTCCCCTCCGCAGGTACTCATTATTGACCGCAGTAATTTCCTTTTCACCGCGAGCCGACGGCTGAATCTCTTTAGCGATTTGCACCACTTGATTATCGTAAAAATAAAGCCCGGGGACCGCATAATTTGATTTTGGATGTTTAGGTTTTTCTTCGATGGAAACAACGCTCCAATCGTTGTCAAATTCTACAATTCCAAACTCGGAAGGATTATTGACTTTATACCCGAATATTGTCGCTCCATTTACCCGCTTCATCGCTTGGGCAAGTATGTCGGAAAAACCTCTGGCATAAAAGATATTATCTCCTAAAATCAGAGCAACTGGACTCTCGCCGATAAACTTTTCGCCAATAATAAACGCTTCGGCAATTCCGTTCGGCTTATCCTGTACGGTATACGATAAGGACAAACCTAGCTGCCTCCCATCTCCCAGAAGCTCTTGAAATGCCGGGATATCCCTCTTCGTCGAGATAATCAAAATTTCGCGGATCCCAGCCAGCATCAAAGTAGAAAGCGGATAATAAATCATCGGTTTGTCGTAAATAGCAAGGATCTGCTTTGATACCGCCCGCGTCAGCGGAAAAAGGCGGGTTCCCGAGCCGCCGGCCAGAATAATCCCTTTCATCGTTCGCCGCCCCTATTCATTCAGGTGATTGATTCTGCCAAACTCATGAATCAGCCGTACCACCGTCGCTACGTCTTCCATGGAGAGGCTCTGATGAAGCGGCAGACAGAGCGTGTGCTCAGCCGCATAGTCGGCGTTGGGGAAATTGCCTTTAATTTCGTAGCGGCTGACACGATGAAGCGGGAAATAACGGAAGGTAGTATACACGCCGTGCTCTCTTAAGTACTTGGCGAGGTCGTCACGCTGCGCTTTTTTGACCTGAACATGATAGAAATAATAGGAGGAGGTACAATCAGCAGCCAGTGGGAGCGGCGTATCCAGCCAGCTTACATCGGCCAACAGGCGGTCGTATTCCTCATGAATCGCCTTGCGCTTCGTGATGAAACCGGGAAGCTTCTTCAGCTGCTCCACAGCCATGGCCGCAGTGATGTCGTTCATAATGGCGCGATGACCGAAGGAAGACACGTCATACTCCCACCATTTTTTGTCCACGCTGTTGGAATATCCACTTTTGCTCTCCAAGCCAAAATACAGCCATTTTTCGGCTTTGACCTTAAGTTCCGGATCCCTAAAATACAACATAGAACCATCGCCACAGACCAGAATCTTCATCGCGTCGAAAGACCACATCCCCATATCGCCGATGGTGCCGCAGGCTTGCCCTTTGTAAGTGGAAGAGACAGAGCAGGCGCTGTCCTCAATGACATAAAGATGATGCTTTTCGGCGAGCGCCATAATCTCGTCCATCTCGCAGGGCACGCCGCCATAGTGAATGAGCATAATGGCCTTCGTATTGGGAGTGATCTTCGTCTCGATATCACGAGCACGCACATTGAGGGTGCGGGGGTCGACATCGCACAGCGCCAACTTCGCGCCAGAAGCGCACACGGCGTTGCCCGCGCCGACAAAGCTGATAGTGGGCATTATTACTTCGTCGCCCGGGCCGATGTCGAACATGTGCATAGAAGCAAATAACCCCTCGCTGCAGCAGTTGGTGGTAAACACATGCTTGCGGTCGACCTTAAGATGCGCCGCAAAGCCCAGCTCGAATTCATCGTTGAGCTTGCCCTTGCCCAGCCAGTTGGACTCAAAAACTCCTTTAATCCGCGCCAGTTCCTCAGCGCCAAGAGAAGGCTGAAACACATTGATCATAATTCGATTCCACTCCCTTTGATTAAATCATATTCTTGAAGCAGGTTCTGACATTCTTCCCGAGAATTAAACATCATCACATCGATAATAGACAGGTTAGGAACAAATTCATCATTGTATTGATGATAATGAATATCGCGCAGTTTAAGGAAGCTCAGCTCAATTCCCGACTGTTGAAACTTTTCGACGTAAGGAACATAGAGCGGGATACCACTGATTGAGTTGTAGTATTCCGTTGCGCCTAGTTTTTTGCATATAGAGATCACCTTATGATGGGCTTTCAAAGAACAATCCTTCTCCATTTTAGAGGACATGATGAGTTCCGTGGTAATGCCCAAATATTCGCCAACTCTTCGAAAAGAGTAGAAAAGATACTCAGCTAAATTGGTTTCTGTTTGCGTAATGATATCTTCGAGTATCGGCATAACATTGGCATAATACGGCGCTTTCGAATACGACATTTCGATGGTGCGGAGCAATTTGGTCTGTAATACGCGTTGATTGTTGACCTCCACTTCGCGAATCAGTTTATTGGGGCTCGCGCCAGACAAAATCACGTTGATATTTCCGGACTTTTGTTGCATTAAAATTGCATTTCGATTGATCCTGCCCCCTTTAATGAAATTGACATCGTCGTAAACGACATATTTATCTACTGCGTTCATAAGCTGCCAGTAGCCCAGGTAGGGGAAAAAATAAGGCTGCATAATGCCAATTCTCATATTCTCAACGCCTCCCTACTAACTAAACTGTAAAGTTACAATCGCACGCCGCCACGTAAGGAGCGTTGGCGTCTTTTTCCGAAAGGATGGGGTTCATTCCTTCGGGCCACTCAATGCCAATGTCCGGGTCATCGTAACGAATGGAGCGCTCGTTCGCCTTGGAGTAAATATTGTCAACTTTGTACTGAACTTCGCAGTTTTCCTCCAAGGTGACAAAAACGTGTCCGAAGCCCTTTGGAATAAACAGCTGCTTTTTATTTTCCGCGGAAAGTTCGACTGCCATCCATTGCAGATAGGTTTCCGAACCTTTCCGGAGATCGACGGCATAGTCCATGATCCTCCCGCGGGTACAGCGAACCAGCTTGCTCTGCGCATAAGGATTATTTTGAAAATGAATGCCCCGAACCGTATGTTTCGGAACGGAAAGAGAATGGTTGTCTTGGATAAATTCCATGTCCAGCCCCAGACCCGTCATCTTCTTCCTGTTATAGGACTCAAAGAACCAGCCCCGGTTGTCGCCAAAGACACAGGGTTCAATAATTTTAACACATGGCAACGCGTTGCCGCTCGACATTTTCCTGTTCTCCTTCTCAAAAAGTCGCGATTCTCTCGGTTGTGGTCAAGAAAGCATTTAAGCCCCGATTATTTTAGAGGTCAACCGCTTTAGAGCCTTGTCGACATAGCCGCTCAAGACAAGACAGACCAAAGCGGTCAATGCGGAAAGCACAAGATAGAGGGTCAGTTCCACCCCAAAGGATACATTCAATTTCCAGACGCGAAGCGTCCGCGCCCAGACGTAATGGTTCAGATAAAGACACAGGCTATACTTTGAGATAAAAGAAATATATTTATCGTCCATTTTGCCTAACGCTCTGTTTGCATGACTCTTTCCACTGAAAGCGGCAATGATCCCCACGCAGACCAGCAAAACACACAGGAAATCAGTTTGAGACCGCGTGCCGTAAATGGAAAAGAGGATGACCCCAACAAGAGGTCCCGCTTCAAGTAACGTGAATAAGAGATTCCCTGCCTGCGACTGGCTGAACTGTCCGTTCAGCCAGTCGCACGCCCCATAGGCGGCGCACCCGGCACACAGTTCCGCAACCGCCCGCAGCAATCCAAGACAAACCATTTTATTCTCTGTAACGTGCATCGC
This sequence is a window from Pyramidobacter sp. YE332. Protein-coding genes within it:
- a CDS encoding DUF2922 domain-containing protein — translated: MPKTLAMKFGLASGGKRTISVSDVKDDLNAETVTGCMNAIVGAGAAFDDALTGALKAEVTERTTTVLLDNE
- a CDS encoding DUF1659 domain-containing protein, giving the protein MAAQIVLANCKLRIKTKAGTLENGADKVKSISLAGIREGAEGQQLLDVAGAIGTVISNPVLEVLRVDENVVSAE
- a CDS encoding ABC transporter permease, producing MLEKYKKHQFLFEELVKRDFKKKYKRTVLGMGWSILSPLVTLLVMRLVFTHFFGRTMSHYTTYLFCGNLVFAYFSESTSQGMTSLLGNAAIFTKVNVPKYLFLLSKNCQTLINFGLTLVVFFIFCLLDHIVFTWKFAFLLYPVALLMLFNIGMGLVLSALYVFFRDIQYLWSIFSQLLMYVSAIFYSIDSFSPMAQRVFLLNPVYLFIRYFRSIVIDARVPNAGFHLLMAFDVSVVVLFGCWMYRRYNAEFLYYV
- a CDS encoding GDP-mannose 4,6-dehydratase, whose amino-acid sequence is MSCSEAFRGRGKCRLSGLRIRFALSRATTVLCRPGHDLRYAIDPAKIHAELGWLPETTFDEGIRRTVRWYLSHKEWWRHIISGEYRNYYAKMYEER
- the rfbC gene encoding dTDP-4-dehydrorhamnose 3,5-epimerase — its product is MSSGNALPCVKIIEPCVFGDNRGWFFESYNRKKMTGLGLDMEFIQDNHSLSVPKHTVRGIHFQNNPYAQSKLVRCTRGRIMDYAVDLRKGSETYLQWMAVELSAENKKQLFIPKGFGHVFVTLEENCEVQYKVDNIYSKANERSIRYDDPDIGIEWPEGMNPILSEKDANAPYVAACDCNFTV
- a CDS encoding DegT/DnrJ/EryC1/StrS family aminotransferase; amino-acid sequence: MINVFQPSLGAEELARIKGVFESNWLGKGKLNDEFELGFAAHLKVDRKHVFTTNCCSEGLFASMHMFDIGPGDEVIMPTISFVGAGNAVCASGAKLALCDVDPRTLNVRARDIETKITPNTKAIMLIHYGGVPCEMDEIMALAEKHHLYVIEDSACSVSSTYKGQACGTIGDMGMWSFDAMKILVCGDGSMLYFRDPELKVKAEKWLYFGLESKSGYSNSVDKKWWEYDVSSFGHRAIMNDITAAMAVEQLKKLPGFITKRKAIHEEYDRLLADVSWLDTPLPLAADCTSSYYFYHVQVKKAQRDDLAKYLREHGVYTTFRYFPLHRVSRYEIKGNFPNADYAAEHTLCLPLHQSLSMEDVATVVRLIHEFGRINHLNE
- a CDS encoding WbqC family protein produces the protein MRIGIMQPYFFPYLGYWQLMNAVDKYVVYDDVNFIKGGRINRNAILMQQKSGNINVILSGASPNKLIREVEVNNQRVLQTKLLRTIEMSYSKAPYYANVMPILEDIITQTETNLAEYLFYSFRRVGEYLGITTELIMSSKMEKDCSLKAHHKVISICKKLGATEYYNSISGIPLYVPYVEKFQQSGIELSFLKLRDIHYHQYNDEFVPNLSIIDVMMFNSREECQNLLQEYDLIKGSGIEL
- a CDS encoding ABC transporter ATP-binding protein, which gives rise to MSVIELNDVSIRYKVGDFKAIGLKEYVIRRIKRNYHVQEFWADRHITFSLKKGDMLGIVGANGAGKSTLLKAIAGIMTPTEGAVITHGNIAALLELASGFDGELTVRENTHLRGAMLGYTRKFMNEKYEEIVGFAELADFQDRPFKQLSSGMKSRLAFSIASLVDPDILILDEVLSVGDGAFRKRSEEKMMEIIRGGATTILVSHSLEQVRALCNKVLWLHKGRQVEFGDRVDDICARYQDFLDKKIQL
- the rfbA gene encoding glucose-1-phosphate thymidylyltransferase RfbA, with the translated sequence MKGIILAGGSGTRLFPLTRAVSKQILAIYDKPMIYYPLSTLMLAGIREILIISTKRDIPAFQELLGDGRQLGLSLSYTVQDKPNGIAEAFIIGEKFIGESPVALILGDNIFYARGFSDILAQAMKRVNGATIFGYKVNNPSEFGIVEFDNDWSVVSIEEKPKHPKSNYAVPGLYFYDNQVVQIAKEIQPSARGEKEITAVNNEYLRRGQLRVELFGRGMAWLDTGTHDGLLEAANFVAIVQRRQGLYVSCIEEIAFRRKFITKEELIALAQPMMKTAYGKYIMRVAEEAV
- a CDS encoding glycosyltransferase family A protein, with protein sequence MNPALCSVIIPASKAERTISLALDSLIAQTCPDWRAFVIVDGPEGNDATLKIANDYAVRDRRFEVLCNRQNLGAADSRNRGVRAAKTPWIAFLDSDDVFHPDKLERQLALAEQKGASFLCSAYNMISYPARTLCKVSRVPPRIARGDLIKWNSIGCSTVMLRSELARKYPMDARAIHEDYLCWLQCLQECDCFACQESLTDTLILPGSRNHSKLRAARGVWEIYRQHLGLSALRSIEYMCGYAIRGFLKYI